One Vanrija pseudolonga chromosome 5, complete sequence genomic window, gggacCACTTAACTTGAACTTCGGCGGCGACACACACAACAACACCGGCCGTAACGCTGACCTGGCGTCCGTCTCTTTTGCAACTAGCACATACACCTACTCTCACCCTCGTTTACAGCCTGCACACTACCGCGCGTACCAGCGACCTTTGCActccgtcgccgaccgcaaccgccgcccccgcccccgccgccgacgccgcgccaccgTCCCTCATTCCCCAGGCCATCTCATTTTCCACACCATGAGCTCGGGTTCGTCCCGGCCGACCTCGGTCCGCGGGCTGTACAGTGAGTACGAAACTCTGTGAGCTCACCACTGAcctcagcgccgccagcggaAGAATGGGTCTTCCTCCCTCCGACCGTGTCGCCGCCAGccacggcgcaggcgcagcatTCGCCGCCCGCGCACAACCCGACGCCGTTCAcccccgaggacgacgacctcgccgacctcggcctcccgGGCCCGGTGCAGCTCTTCGGGAGCCAGTTCTTCATCACGGCCCTCGGCATGCCCTTCGAGGTCGGAAAAACGCTCCTCCAGGTCGAGTACCGCCCGAGAAAAAAGTACGCGCCGGCCGAAGTGAGCGcagagcacgagcgcgaggcgagccGCGACTGGGgagccgaggacgacacgcTCAACAACCCTGACGAGGCAGACGTCTACTTTTCTgaccggctcgtcgcgcccacCGGCAACTTTGtgccccctccgccgcccaAGTCGGCCGACGCGTCAGGCTACCTCGAGGACAGTGAGCTAGCATCACGCATGACAAcgagctcacaccccagcctcgccgacctggctCCTGAAAGACGACCCAGACATCTCGCGCGGTAACGGGGTCTGGGGCATGAtccgccgcgtgcgcgccacggcgtccGAGGGCCTGCCCGCGCTGTGGAAGGGCCAGGTGGTCGCGACGCTGCACGGCGTGCTGTCGACCGTGCTCCAGCCGCGGATCCACTCGCTCGTCTTCTCGGCCGTgccgtcgtctggcgcgccgctgcccctcGACTTTCCTCTCACGGCGCTGCCGCACCCCGGCGTGCCCCTCGTGCTGCAGGTCACGTCGCACGCACTCACGCAGTTCCtgctctcgccgctcgagctcgtcaagacGCGCCTGATCGTCAGCCCGGGCAGCCtgcccagcacgccgagcagcgtcaCGCTCCTGCGCCGTGCGatccgcgacgagggcggcttCACGGGCCTGTACCTCGCCCCCAACGTCCTCATTCCCACGCTGCTCGAAGTGGTCCTCAAGCCGCTGTTGAGCCTGTCGAtcccgctcgtgctcgagcgccagTTTGGCATCTCGCCCGACATCTCCCCGCTGACGTACTCGCTCGCCGATGTCGCGCTCAACATTGCCTCGCTGCTCGTCATCCTGCCGGTCGAAACGGTCCGCAAACGTCTCCAGCTCCAgagccgcgcgccgggcggcaaGAAGACGCGCTCGGTCGTGCGTCTCCGTGACCGTGACTATGTCGGTGTGGTCGAGGCCATCTGGCGCATCATCACCGAGGAGACGGCCGCGCCCAGGAAGCGCAGGATGacggagaaggacgagggaGGCATGTTCTCGGGCATCTGCCAGCTGTACCGTGGGGTGAGTCTG contains:
- the ugo1 gene encoding Mitochondrial fusion and transport protein ugo1, with product MSSGSSRPTSVRGLYTPPAEEWVFLPPTVSPPATAQAQHSPPAHNPTPFTPEDDDLADLGLPGPVQLFGSQFFITALGMPFEVGKTLLQVEYRPRKKYAPAEVSAEHEREASRDWGAEDDTLNNPDEADVYFSDRLVAPTGNFVPPPPPKSADASGYLEDTSPTWLLKDDPDISRGNGVWGMIRRVRATASEGLPALWKGQVVATLHGVLSTVLQPRIHSLVFSAVPSSGAPLPLDFPLTALPHPGVPLVLQVTSHALTQFLLSPLELVKTRLIVSPGSLPSTPSSVTLLRRAIRDEGGFTGLYLAPNVLIPTLLEVVLKPLLSLSIPLVLERQFGISPDISPLTYSLADVALNIASLLVILPVETVRKRLQLQSRAPGGKKTRSVVRLRDRDYVGVVEAIWRIITEETAAPRKRRMTEKDEGGMFSGICQLYRGFGMAVSSHVTVFALQLVTAGLGGGGRHDSGWQEI